A stretch of the Chanos chanos chromosome 1, fChaCha1.1, whole genome shotgun sequence genome encodes the following:
- the hspb11 gene encoding intraflagellar transport protein 25 homolog translates to MTHTALSSAQVVLASSGDENHPPENISDGNTETFWISTGMFPQEFIMRFPEEVTISALTMHSYNVKSCRIERSTSEEAEKFEAVEEKEFEHTDGHLQTNDISVPGISATHLRFVILSGYDHFVSIHKVSVQ, encoded by the exons ATGACCCATACTGCTTTAAGCTCTGCTCAGGTTGTTTTAGCTTCGTCCGGTGACGAAAACCATCCGCCGGAGAACATTTCTGATGG aaatacagaaacgTTTTGGATATCTACGGGCATGTTTCCACAGGAGTTCATCATGCGCTTCCCAGAAGAAGTGACAATTTCGGCTTTAACAATGCACAGTTACAATG TTAAAAGTTGTAGAATAGAGAGAAGTACCTCTGAAGAGGCTGAGAAGTTTGAAGCAGTTGAGGAAAAAG AGTTTGAACACACGGATGGACATCTACAGACAAATGACATTTCC GTCCCTGGAATCAGTGCAACGCATTTACGTTTTGTAATCCTATCAGGATATGATCATTTTGTATCCATACACAAAGTGAGTGTGCAGTGA
- the smn1 gene encoding survival motor neuron protein 1 — protein MANGCEEVIFTRGTGQSDDSDIWDDTALIKAYDKAVASFKKSLKGEDDVETHKKDKPGKKRKNNKKNKGRKRSNTSPDKEWQVGDSCYAFWSEDGQLYPATISSIDQEKGTCVVVYTGYGNEEEQNLCDLLSEGSEVNDEVQKTTGVKDVESSTEESDRSSTPHHSSYHQHSKPKLNPPPAPPAWGPGFPPGLPPGPSFRMRDSRKSGVSGPTPPGWPPMLPPGPPMIPPPPLMSPDGLEDDEALGSMLISWYMSGYHTGYYLGLKQGRKEAAASKRSYHK, from the exons ATGGCAAATGGGTGTGAAGAAGTTATCTTTACTCGGGGAACCGGTCAA AGTGACGATTCTGACATCTGGGATGACACCGCTCTGATAAAGGCATATGATAAAGCGGTTGCATCGTTtaag AAATCACTAAAAGGAGAGGATGACGTGGAGACCCATAAGAAAGATAAGCCTGGAAAGAAAcgtaaaaataacaaaaagaacaaaggcaGAAAGCGGAGTAACACTTCTCCTGATAAAGAG tGGCAGGTTGGGGACTCTTGCTATGCCTTCTGGTCAGAGGATGGGCAGTTGTATCCAGCCACAATCTCCTCAATAGACCAGGAGAAAGGCACCTGCGTTGTTGTTTATACAGGCTATGGAAATGAGGAGGAACAGAACCTCTGTGACCTTCTATctgaggggtcagaggtcaacgATGAAGTTCAGAAGACCACAGGC GTGAAAGATGTAGAGTCTTCAACTGAAGAAAGTGATAGATCGTCTACCCCTCACCATTCCAGCTACCACCAGCATTCTAAACCCAAATTGAACCCACCCCCTGCGCCTCCTGCTTGGGGTCCTGGTTTTCCCCCAGGTCTCCCTCCAGGTCCCAGCTTTCGAATG CGTGACAGCAGAAAGTCTGGAGTCTCTGGACCTACCCCTCCTGGCTGGCCTCCCATGCTTCCTCCCGGTCCACCG ATGatccctcccccacccctgATGAGCCCAGACGGACTGGAGGACGATGAGGCTCTGGGCAGCATGCTCATCTCCTGGTACATGAGTGGATATCACACTGGATACTACCTG GGATTGAAACAAGGCCGCAAAGAGGCTGCAGCGTCGAAGAGGTCCTATCACAAATGA
- the nol6 gene encoding nucleolar protein 6 gives MKRKNSPLPEDLENEMEESGSSQDEGEEEVEKDRETEEENGKKRKRSKKTVTPVDSEDGVLRPIKLTRGELYRPPTVEELNQLKEAESLFHCSLLKMQMEELLKEVALSERRKKLVDSFVLQITDVLHSVPHSPVVELTDLSWLTDVQVPFLLVPKAVKGKFHMEPPASVTLVGSYPLGTCIKPRVTVDLAVTIPSAILHPMDAINQRYPRKRALYLAGLAQHLLSSPAVGTLRFSCLHGNRLRPLLLVTPPGKDSSSVTLRIHAIPPPDFLKPSRFHPQKNNIRKEWFTGMEEPEKETSETPTPHYNSTVLGDHLPQAHLQFLSAVRDQCPAFKDGVALLKVWLRQRELDQGTGCFSGFLASMLLAYLLSTHRVGKSMNAYQLLRNALHFLASTDLTENGITLAKDPDSKAPSVAEFQAAFQVVFVDPSGHLNMCADMTACTYKQIQHEASLSLQFWDDPTLNGFQALLMTPKPLIRTYDNIFQLSGLVNLQASCKKLKLLGELMDHSGNYVVTVLPFLLSLLQRGLGERICLLTHSLPPDPEWPVDSEPPKHKDQAPLSFGLLLTPEHAHSVLERGPPADSPQAAEFRQLWGSRSELRRFQDGAITEAVLWSGVTACQRRLVPLQIITHLLQLHADIPESCVRFIGGEVDDVIRVGREAPSTGEEESLKVVQCYDDLSRKLWQLEDLPLSVTAVQGAHPALRYTQVFPPVPLKLDYSFFGREKTSRALVPQQGKPCPVYITPIKVICHVEGSGKWPHDKQAIRHIKAAFHIRLAELLSSQHKYTCKASPTHLDVWKDGVAFRIQVAYHREPQVLRESVTAEGMLIHRDNPEARALELETQHRTHLTSTLHGLQQQYPCFGAVCRLAKRWLAAQLFSADIGQDAADILVASLFLQPAPYTPPSSPQVGLLRFLFLLSSFDWKNNPLVVNLGNKLTAADYTEIKNNFAASRDSLPIMFIATPNDSKVSMWTREAPSVQMLQRIVMVAAESLRVLEAQLMDPSQTQDVRVAFRPPLDMYDVLIHLNSKQVPLIGKAVDRPRATFYQGIKEGTVASSGGALPVIDYDPVKQYLTELRDAFGELALFFYDPYGGSVIAVLWKPKAFEPKPFKTSLINARSVKVTDAEVSTVPNIEAILEDFCIIGEGLVKKVEPRTEKWVV, from the exons atgaagagaaagaattCGCCGCTGCCTGAGGATCTGGAAAACGAG ATGGAGGAGTCCGGCTCCTCTCAAGacgagggggaggaggaggttgagaaagacagagagacggaggaaGAGAACGGTAAGAAACGCAAACGTTCCAAAAAGACCGTTACACCCGTGGACTCGGAGGATGGAGTCCTGCGTCCGATTAAACTGACCCGCGGAGAGCTGTACAGACCGCCGACAGTAGAGGAGCTGAACCAGCTTAAAGAAGCTGAAAGCCTTTTTCACTGCAGCCTCCTCAAGATGCAG ATGGAGGAGTTGCTGAAAGAGGTAGCCTTAAGTGAGCGCAGAAAGAAACTGGTGGACTCATTCGTGCTACAGATCACAGATGTTCTGCACTCTGTGCCTCACTCTCCAGTGGTGGAG ttgaCAGACCTGTCGTGGTTAACAGATGTTCAGGTGCCGTTTCTCCTGGTGCCTAAAGCAGTCAAGGGCAAGTTTCACATGGAGCCCCCAGCATCTGTCACTCTGGTTGGCAGTTACCCACTGGGCACATGCATCAAGCCACGGGTCACTGTCGACCTGGCCGTCACTATTCCATCT GCTATCCTGCACCCCATGGATGCTATAAATCAGAGGTACCCTCGAAAGAGGGCCCTGTACCTCGCTGGCCTAGCCCagcatctcctctcctctccagctgTCGGAACGCTGCGCTTCtcctgtctccatggcaaccggcTCCGCCCGCTCTTACTCGTCACGCCTCCAG GGAAAGACAGCAGCAGTGTGACACTGCGTATACACGCCATCCCTCCACCCGATTTCCTCAAACCCAGTCGGTTCCACCCACAGAAGAACAACATCCGCAAAGAGTGGTTTACCGGCATGGAAGAACCAGAAAAAG AGACCAGCGAGACTCCCACTCCTCATTATAACAGTACGGTGTTGGGAGACCACCTTCCCCAGGCTCACCTCCAGTTCCTGTCTGCAGTCAGGGACCAGTGCCCGGCCTTTAAAGACGGCGTCGCCCTTCTGAAAGTGtggctcagacagagagagctcgACCAG GGTACAGGCTGTTTCAGCGGTTTTCTCGCCTCCATGCTGCTGGCCTacctcctctccacacaccGCGTGGGAAAAAGCATGAACGCCTACCAGCTCCTCCGAAATGCTCTCCACTTTCTGG CTTCCACAGATCTCACAGAGAATGGAATTACGTTGGCCAAGGATCCAGACTCAAAAGCG CCCTCTGTGGCTGAGTTCCAGGCTGCGTTTCAGGTTGTCTTCGTTGACCCCTCAGGGCACCTCAACATGTGTGCAGATATGACTGCCTGCACCTACAAACAG ATCCAGCATGAGGCATCGCTGTCTCTGCAGTTTTGGGACGACCCCACTCTGAACGGCTTCCAGGCCCTGTTAATGACGCCCAAACCCCTCATCAGAACATATGATAACATCTTCCA actgagtGGTCTGGTGAATCTACAGGCCTCTTGCAAGAAGCTGAAGTTGCTTGGCGAGCTCATGGACCACAGTGGAAACTACGTTGTAACGGtgcttccttttcttctttccctgcTGCAACGCGGACTTGGAGAAAGAATCTGCCTGCTCACGCACTCCCTTCCCCCTGATCCTGAG TGGCCTGTAGACTCTGAGCCGCCCAAACATAAGGACCAAGCTCCCCTTAGCTTCGGCCTGCTGCTAACCCCAGAGCACGCCCACTCGGTGCTGGAGAGGGGGCCTCCAGCAGACAGCCCCCAG gcggcAGAGTTTCGGCAGCTGTGGGGCTCGCGGTCAGAGCTACGGCGTTTCCAGGATGGAGCGATCACAGAGGCCGTGCTGTGGTCTGGAGTCACAGCCTGTCAGAGGAGACTGGTCCCACTGCAGATTATCACACACCTACTGCAACT tcATGCTGATATACCAGAGTCATGTGTGCGCTTCATTGGAGGAGAGGTGGATGATGTCATCAGAGTGGGACGAGAG GCACCGAGCACAGGTGAAGAGGAGAGTCTGAAGGTGGTTCAGTGTTATGATGACCTGAGTCGTAAGCTGTGGCAGCTGGAGGATTTGCCGCTGTCAGTCACCGCCGTGCAGGGAGCACATCCTGCCCTCCGATACACACAg GTTTTTCCTCCTGTCCCGCTCAAGCTGGACTACTCGTTTTTTGGGAGGGAGAAAACATCCCGCGCTTTAGTTCCACAGCAGGGTAAACCCTGTCCCGTCTACATCACGCCCATTAAAG TGATCTGTCATGTGGAGGGCAGTGGGAAGTGGCCACATGACAAGCAGGCGATCCGTCACATTAAAGCAGCCTTCCACATCCGCCTGGCCGAGCTACTCTCCAgccaacacaaatacacatgcaaagCCTCCCCAACACACCTAGACGTCTGGAAG gatGGGGTGGCATTCCGTATCCAGGTGGCGTATCACAGGGAGCCCCAGGTGTTACGTGAGAGTGTGACTGCAGAAGGCATGCTCATACACAGAGACAACCCAGAGGCCAGAGCACTGGAGttagagacacagcacagaacacaccTCACCAGCACACTGCACGG GCTGCAGCAGCAGTACCCGTGTTTCGGAGCTGTGTGTCGTCTGGCCAAACGCTGGCTAGCAGCCCAGCTCTTCAGTGCAGACATAGGACAGGATGCAGCCGATATCCTAGTGGCCTCACTGTTCCTCCAACCTGCACCCTATACTCCTCCCAg cTCTCCTCAGGTGGGTCTTCTTcgtttcctcttcctcctctcttcctttgaCTGGAAGAACAACCCACTGGTGGTGAACCTCGGTAACAAACTCACAG ctgCTGACTACACTGAGATTAAGAACAACTTCGCTGCCTCGCGTGACTCTCTGCCCATCATGTTCATCGCTACGCCCAATGACAGCAAAGTCTCCATGTGGACCAGGGAGGCCCCTTCTGTCCAG ATGCTTCAGCGTATCGTCATGGTAGCAGCGGAAAGCCTACGGGTTCTGGAAGCCCAACTTATGGACCCCAGTCAGACGCAGGATGTACGG GTGGCTTTCCGACCGCCTCTGGACATGTACGACGTGCTGATCCACCTGAATTCCAAGCAGGTGCCTCTCATTGGCAAGGCCGTCGACCGTCCTCGTGCCACCTTTTACCAGGGCATCAAGGAGGGCACAGTGGCCAGCAGTGGAGGGGCTCTGCCCGTAATCGACTACGACCCCGTCAAGCAGTACCTGACAGAGCTCAGG GATGCATTTGGAGAGCTGGCCTTGTTTTTCTATGATCCGTATGGTGGAAGTGTGATTGCTGTGCTGTGGAAGCCAAAAGCTTTTGAGCCAAAACCCTTTAAG acgtCTCTGATAAACGCCCGGAGTGTAAAGGTGACTGACGCAGAAGTTTCTACGGTGCCGAACATCGAGGCCATCCTAGAAGATTTCTGCATTATCGGCGAAGGACTCGTCAAAAAAGTGGAGCCAAGGACTGAAAAATGGGTCGTCTAG
- the aqp3a gene encoding aquaporin-3a, which yields MSRQKVYLDKLARTFQIRNKLLRQGLAECLGTLILVMFGCGAVAQLVLSGGSHGMFLTVNFAFGFAATLGILVCGQVSGGHLNPCVTLALCLLGRSKWRKFPVYFAFQTLGAFLGAAIIFGLYYDALWDFAGTEQLVIEGPKATAGIFATYPGRHLTIVNGFFDQMIGTAALIVCILAIVDPYNNPIPPGLEAFTVGFSVLVIGLSMGFNSGYAVNPARDLGPRIFTSLAGWGPGVFT from the exons ATGAGCAGGCAGAAGGTTTACCTGGATAAACTCGCTCGCACCTTCCAGATCCGAAACAAACTCCTACGGCAGGGGCTGGCAGAATGCCTGGGCACCCTTATCCTGGTG ATGTTTGGCTGCGGCGCTGTGGCTCAGCTGGTTCTCAGCGGTGGATCACACGGCATGTTCCTCACTGTTAACTTCGCCTTCGGCTTCGCCGCTACCCTGGGAATCTTGGTCTGCGGCCAGGTGTCAG GTGGACATTTGAACCCATGTGTGACTTTGGCTCTTTGCCTTCTGGGAAGATCCAAATGGAGAAAATTCCCGGTTTACTTTGCCTTCCAGACACTTGGTGCCTTTTTGGGAGCAGCAATCATTTTTGGCTTGTATTACG ATGCTCTATGGGACTTTGCTGGAACTGAGCAGCTTGTTATTGAGGGACCCAAGGCTACGGCTGGAATCTTTGCCACCTATCCCGGCAGACATCTTACCATCGTCAATGGTTTCTTTGACCAG ATGATTGGTACAGCTGCACTAATTGTTTGCATCCTGGCCATTGTGGACCCATATAACAATCCCATTCCACCCGGTCTGGAGGCCTTTACTGTGGGCTTCTCTGTGCTGGTCATTGGCCTGTCCATGGGCTTCAACTCTGGATATGCAGTCAACCCTGCCAGAGACCTGGGTCCTCGAATCTTCACCTCCTTGGCTGGTTGGGGACCTGGCGTCTTTACGTAA